Proteins encoded by one window of Winogradskyella sp. PG-2:
- a CDS encoding porin family protein yields the protein MKKFVFALVFACFTTICMSQEIKYGVRGALNVSNLDFDPDATFSNKHRNGFAFAGFVDFGLTEDVALRTELQWSAEGGKDEAIRADYIQLPILLRISVSDRLSLGAGPQIALKTWKNQDGFSTFAFSGIAGLEYMITDELFVDARLSYGFSNILDKDLTDVTAKNHVMQFGFGIKI from the coding sequence ATGAAAAAATTTGTATTTGCTTTAGTATTTGCTTGTTTTACAACTATATGTATGTCTCAGGAGATTAAATATGGTGTAAGAGGAGCGCTTAATGTGTCTAACTTAGACTTTGACCCTGATGCCACTTTCAGTAACAAACATCGTAATGGATTTGCTTTTGCTGGTTTTGTGGATTTCGGATTAACAGAAGACGTTGCTTTACGCACAGAACTTCAGTGGTCTGCTGAAGGAGGAAAAGATGAAGCTATAAGAGCAGACTATATTCAGTTACCAATTTTATTACGTATATCTGTTTCGGATCGATTATCTCTAGGTGCTGGACCTCAAATTGCTTTGAAAACATGGAAAAACCAAGATGGATTTTCAACATTTGCATTTTCTGGTATTGCAGGATTAGAATATATGATTACAGACGAATTATTTGTTGATGCTAGATTATCTTATGGATTTTCTAATATTTTAGATAAAGACCTAACAGATGTTACAGCTAAGAATCATGTAATGCAGTTTGGATTTGGTATAAAAATCTAA
- a CDS encoding tRNA-(ms[2]io[6]A)-hydroxylase, which produces MLRLKLPTDPRWVNIVEKNIEDILTDHAYCEQKAASTAISLIVSFPEYTDLVQEMIELANEEMSHFKMVHDKILEHGWTLGRDRKDDYVISLLKFFPKGGSRTTQLVHRLLCAALIEARSCERFRLLSEELEDKKLAKFYKKLMISEAGHYTMFLNFARQYGDRKEVDDKWRQLLDYEAEIIRNLGNKETIHG; this is translated from the coding sequence ATGCTAAGACTTAAATTACCTACGGATCCAAGATGGGTGAATATCGTAGAAAAAAATATTGAAGATATTCTTACTGATCATGCATACTGTGAGCAAAAAGCTGCTAGTACTGCAATCTCTTTAATTGTTAGTTTTCCAGAATATACGGACCTTGTCCAAGAAATGATTGAATTAGCTAATGAGGAAATGAGTCATTTTAAAATGGTCCATGATAAAATTCTTGAACATGGTTGGACCTTAGGAAGAGATCGTAAAGATGATTATGTCATTTCACTTTTAAAATTCTTTCCTAAAGGAGGAAGTAGAACTACGCAATTAGTCCATCGTTTATTATGTGCCGCACTTATTGAAGCACGTAGTTGCGAGCGTTTTAGACTATTATCTGAAGAACTAGAAGATAAAAAACTAGCAAAGTTTTACAAAAAATTAATGATAAGTGAAGCTGGCCATTATACTATGTTTTTGAACTTTGCAAGACAATACGGGGACCGAAAAGAAGTTGATGACAAATGGCGACAACTTCTTGATTATGAAGCTGAAATAATAAGGAACTTAGGAAATAAGGAAACAATTCATGGATAA